From a region of the Solanum stenotomum isolate F172 chromosome 2, ASM1918654v1, whole genome shotgun sequence genome:
- the LOC125856157 gene encoding probable leucine-rich repeat receptor-like protein kinase At2g33170, whose translation MIPPSIGNATKMMNFSLFGNRVSNNIPKEVGNLSQLAFLSLSNNQLTGSIPATLFNISSLLGVSLLFNSLSGPLFLDEGNIVSNMYFLSISDNQISSCIPSNICQLTELKVLSISYNHITGDIPRNVGCLSKLGKFYIGDNLIKGIIPTSFGNISTLHNLYCRNNRIVGGIPLELGKLSNLRQLTFDNNSNLIGQIPEAIFNISSLEVIAFSFNNFSGRIPTTTGRHLPNLKVLELGVNQLEGEIPLFITNASKLEKLELNYNFMIGTIPTNLGNLRELRALLLHTNQLTNEPKERELLFFNSLADCRMLRYLQVGNNPLNGVLPNSIGNLSSTIHNFYIGDAHINGLSPKV comes from the coding sequence ATGATCCCTCCTTCCATTGGAAATGCCACAAAAATGATGAACTTCAGTTTGTTTGGGAATAGAGTCAGCAACAACATTCCAAAGGAGGTCGGTAATCTGAGCCAACTTGCATTTTTGTCCTTGTCAAATAATCAATTAACAGGTTCCATTCCTGCAACACTGTTTAATATCTCGTCGCTACTTGGCGTATCTTTGTTATTCAATAGCCTTTCTGGTCCTCTCTTTCTAGATGAAGGGAATATTGTGTCAAACATGTACTTTTTAAGTATATCTGACAACCAAATTTCTAGTTGCATTCCTTCCAACATATGCCAACTCACAGAGCTCAAAGTTTTGTCCATATCTTACAACCATATAACTGGAGACATACCCAGAAATGTTGGTTGTTTATCCAAACTCGGGAAGTTTTATATTGGTGATAATCTAATAAAAGGGATTATTCCCACTTCATTCGGAAATATTTCCACTCTGCATAATCTTTACTGTCGAAACAATCGCATAGTGGGGGGAATTCCTCTGGAATTAGGGAAGCTATCAAATTTGAGGCAATTAACCTTTGACAATAATTCTAATCTTATTGGTCAAATTCCAGAGGCTATTTTCAACATATCTTCTTTGGAAGTGATTGCTTTCAGTTTCAACAACTTCTCCGGGAGAATCCCAACCACTACAGGTCGTCATCTTCCGAACCTTAAAGTACTTGAGTTAGGAGTCAATCAGCTGGAAGGGGAAATTCCATTGTTCATAACAAATGCTTCCAAGCTTGAGAAACTGGAGCTAAATTATAACTTTATGATAGGAACTATTCCTACTAATTTAGGAAATCTTCGTGAGCTGCGAGCACTGCTCCTACATACTAATCAACTTACCAATGAACCAAAAGAGCGTGAGTTGTTATTCTTCAATTCTTTGGCAGACTGTAGGATGTTGCGATATCTACAAGTGGGTAACAATCCGTTGAATGGCGTTCTGCCCAATTCAATTGGGAATCTTTCATCTACTATTCATAACTTTTATATAGGAGATGCACACATCAATGGCTTATCCCCAAAAGTATAG
- the LOC125856940 gene encoding uncharacterized protein LOC125856940, with protein MFTNSQRQEERTGKYGTPRVEYLQELVTQFQNASSEETKEKIVANLANFAYDPYNFTFLRQLNVIELLLDCLTEPNEKLVEFGIGGICNACADPANAALVTQSDGIPLIVQCLSSPVRSTVIYALGTLYCLCNASNKEEILKPEVIDAIKSYAAASEVSTTFSNLAQAFLDKHVPQA; from the exons ATGTTCACGAATAGCCAAAGGCAAGAAGAACGCACTGGAAAATATGGAACTCCGAGGGTGGAATACCTTCAG GAATTGGTGACTCAGTTTCAGAATGCATCTTCTGAAG AGACAAAAGAGAAGATTGTTGCTAATTTGGCCAACTTTGCATATGATCCTTACAACTTTACCTTCTTGCGTCAA CTTAATGTAATAGAACTTCTCCTCGACTGTTTAACTGAGCCTAATGAGAAGCTCGTGGAATTTGGGATCGGAGGAATCTGCAATGCGTGTGCTG ATCCAGCAAATGCTGCTCTTGTCACTCAAAGTGACGGTATCCCCCTCATCGTCCAGTGTTTGTCAAGCCCTGTTAGGAGCACT GTAATTTATGCTCTAGGAACTTTGTATTGTCTTTGCAATGCATCAAACAAAGAAGAGATCTTAAAGCCAGAAGTAATCGATGCAATAAAGAGTTATGCTGCTGCAAGTGAAGTTAGTACAACCTTCAGTAATTTGGCCCAGGCTTTCTTAGATAAACATGTTCCCCAAGCTTAa
- the LOC125856945 gene encoding universal stress protein PHOS32, giving the protein MGKARIIGIGMDYSATSKIALKWAIDNLIEEGDTIIIIHVVSSKVEPTSKQLFEDTGSPLIPLDEFKQINVSKYYGLNPDKEVIDMLEPVAKLKKVTVVSKVYWGDAREKLCDAAESLKLDSLVIGGRGLGVLKRVLLGSVSNYVVQNATCPVTVVKTSPQK; this is encoded by the exons atggggaAAGCACGTATAATAGGAATTGGAATGGATTATTCAGCAACAAGCAAAATAGCTCTAAAATGGGCAATTGATAATTTAATTGAAGAAGGTgatacaattattattattcatgttGTTTCTTCTAAAGTTGAACCAACTAGTAAACAACTCTTTGAAGATACAGGATCAC CTTTGATACCTTTGGATGAATTTAAACAGATTAATGTGTCTAAGTATTATGGATTAAATCCTGATAAAGAGGTTATTGATATGCTTGAGCCTGTTGCCAAACTCAAAAAg GTGACAGTGGTGTCAAAGGTGTATTGGGGAGATGCAAGAGAGAAACTTTGCGATGCTGCTGAAAGTCTCAAACTTGATTCACTTGTAATTGGAGGCAGAGGCTTAGGAGTTCTTAAAAG GGTGTTACTTGGAAGTGTGAGTAACTATGTGGTGCAAAATGCAACATGTCCTGTCACTGTTGTGAAAACCAGTcctcaaaagtga